From a single Anaerolineales bacterium genomic region:
- a CDS encoding response regulator has protein sequence MPKKRILIVDSDVASRNFIARILQSQEYDVLQAGSGKEGLIFAWRDHPDLIIVDPLLADLTGEEFASKLRNDPRTETITLIALSGDHTLARVKSCQDAGFNEYIVKSGQAVSMLTDALNRTFGISEDAMKQGGLLIVFLSAKGGTGTSSMCANLAMNIASHQPEARMVVVDLVLPIGSISPIVGYQGEQNIVSIADMSASATNSEFFRRELPFMNIWRFSLLAGSPDPELSNQLNVARIWDIVTALKSTYDYVLVDIGRSLSRITLPLIQHADLAALLISTDISTLPLTKTLIEYLKGKGVHSGSIFSILNRAVGLEGLSKTDAENMLGITINAAMPYLGTNFAFANSHHQPFTLKFPKDTASIIFHDTAREMVKLAHKMREDD, from the coding sequence ATGCCGAAAAAAAGAATTCTTATTGTCGATTCTGACGTTGCCAGCCGCAATTTTATCGCCCGCATATTGCAGTCGCAGGAGTATGATGTGCTTCAAGCCGGCTCTGGCAAAGAGGGATTGATTTTCGCATGGCGCGACCATCCCGACCTTATCATTGTTGACCCGCTTCTCGCGGATCTGACGGGGGAAGAATTTGCCTCCAAACTGCGGAACGATCCCCGCACCGAGACCATCACGCTGATCGCCTTGAGCGGCGACCATACGCTTGCCCGCGTTAAATCCTGCCAGGATGCTGGCTTCAATGAATACATTGTCAAATCCGGACAGGCAGTCTCCATGCTCACGGACGCCCTCAATCGCACCTTTGGGATATCCGAGGATGCCATGAAACAGGGCGGCTTGTTGATCGTTTTTCTGAGTGCAAAAGGCGGGACAGGCACCTCGTCCATGTGTGCGAATCTTGCCATGAATATCGCATCTCACCAGCCGGAGGCGCGTATGGTTGTTGTTGACCTGGTTTTGCCCATTGGGTCGATCTCTCCCATTGTCGGCTATCAGGGAGAGCAGAATATTGTCAGCATTGCAGATATGTCCGCTTCAGCAACCAACTCCGAGTTTTTCCGACGCGAATTGCCGTTCATGAATATCTGGCGTTTTAGCTTGCTGGCGGGTTCGCCCGATCCTGAACTCAGCAATCAACTCAACGTTGCGCGGATCTGGGATATTGTGACGGCGTTGAAATCCACCTATGATTATGTTCTGGTGGATATTGGGCGCTCTCTTTCGCGCATCACGCTGCCTCTTATCCAGCATGCCGACCTGGCTGCGCTGCTGATCAGCACCGATATCAGCACGCTGCCCCTTACGAAAACTCTGATCGAGTATTTGAAAGGGAAGGGCGTCCATTCGGGCTCGATCTTCTCTATCTTAAATCGTGCAGTTGGGTTGGAAGGGCTTAGCAAGACGGATGCCGAAAACATGCTGGGCATTACCATTAACGCGGCAATGCCCTACCTTGGTACAAATTTCGCTTTTGCAAACAGCCATCACCAGCCTTTTACGTTAAAATTCCCAAAGGATACGGCTTCCATTATCTTTCATGATACGGCGCGGGAGATGGTGAAGTTGGCGCATAAAATGCGCGAAGATGATTAG
- a CDS encoding CpaF family protein, which translates to MNVPVSSQRLTGQDLVRLKKYLADHLSRALEMEGVPAAQRGTFLKQNIMRVYDQTQLKLPDDVRNEIFKQVFDDLLGYGPIQSLLDDPEVSEIMVNGPQKIFIEKNGKLTKSNVVFDDDEHVVRIIDRIILPLGRHVDWDSPTVDARLPDGSRVNAVVRPVAIDGPSITIRKFRKDKLQVSDLIDFGSITQQMAEFLEACVKARFNIVVSGGTGSGKTTLLNVLSGFIPENERIVTIEDAAELQLQQDHVMRMETKAPNSDGLHSVTIRDLVRNSLRMRPDRIVVGEVRGGEALDMLQAMNTGHDGSLTTVHSNSPRDALSRLETLVLMSGMDLPLKVVRQQISSAVDLIVQQTRLKDGQRKVTSITEVAGMEGDVVVLTDIFKFIQTGVSADGKVIGELNATGIRPIFTPRLEAAGYKLSAEVFAPKLSPKTAARR; encoded by the coding sequence ATGAATGTCCCTGTAAGTTCTCAACGGCTTACCGGTCAAGATTTGGTTCGTCTGAAGAAATATCTCGCTGACCATCTGTCTCGCGCGCTTGAGATGGAGGGGGTTCCAGCCGCTCAACGCGGCACATTCTTAAAACAAAATATCATGCGCGTCTATGACCAGACGCAGTTGAAACTCCCGGATGATGTTCGAAATGAGATATTCAAACAGGTGTTCGATGACCTGCTGGGATATGGACCCATACAATCCCTGCTTGATGACCCTGAAGTATCCGAGATCATGGTGAACGGTCCGCAAAAAATCTTTATTGAGAAGAATGGAAAACTCACCAAGTCCAATGTTGTCTTCGACGATGATGAACACGTCGTTCGGATCATAGACCGCATCATTCTTCCTTTGGGCCGCCATGTGGACTGGGACTCTCCCACAGTGGATGCCCGTTTGCCCGATGGCTCGCGGGTTAACGCGGTTGTGCGTCCTGTCGCCATTGACGGACCGTCGATTACCATCAGAAAATTCCGCAAGGACAAGTTGCAGGTAAGTGATCTCATTGATTTCGGTTCGATCACCCAGCAAATGGCGGAATTTCTCGAAGCATGTGTCAAGGCGCGTTTTAATATTGTGGTTTCAGGCGGTACCGGATCGGGGAAGACCACTTTGCTCAATGTCCTTTCCGGTTTTATTCCCGAGAATGAACGCATTGTCACCATCGAAGATGCCGCTGAATTGCAACTCCAGCAGGATCACGTCATGCGTATGGAAACGAAAGCGCCCAATTCGGACGGGCTTCACTCGGTAACGATCCGTGACTTGGTGCGGAACTCCCTGCGTATGCGCCCCGATCGGATTGTGGTAGGGGAGGTGCGCGGCGGTGAAGCGTTGGATATGCTTCAAGCCATGAATACGGGACATGACGGATCGTTGACCACCGTCCATTCCAACAGTCCGCGTGATGCGCTCTCACGTCTTGAGACGCTTGTTTTGATGTCGGGCATGGACCTCCCACTTAAGGTGGTGCGTCAGCAGATTTCCTCTGCGGTGGATCTGATCGTACAGCAAACCCGCCTGAAAGATGGTCAACGTAAAGTGACCTCCATTACCGAAGTTGCCGGCATGGAAGGTGATGTTGTTGTGCTGACCGATATCTTTAAGTTCATCCAGACAGGCGTGTCTGCGGATGGAAAGGTGATCGGCGAACTGAATGCCACCGGCATCCGCCCGATATTCACGCCGCGTTTGGAAGCGGCTGGCTATAAACTTAGCGCGGAAGTGTTCGCGCCGAAATTGTCACCTAAAACAGCCGCGCGTCGCTGA
- a CDS encoding helix-turn-helix transcriptional regulator, giving the protein MTNAQITIREKKLGLLIRDARMAERRSIKECADAIGVKPGIFRAYEEGRRSPSLPELEALVYFLKLPIAQFWGNETMSDAPSPMEANDITRLIALRQRMIGALLRQERTNANMSVRHLAAETGISQSKLKSYELGERPISVPELEGILAVIGTRIDVFFDQSGPVGQWMNNQRAMQKFQELSEEMQNFVCQPVNRPYIELAMKLSEMSKDKLRSVAEGLLDITL; this is encoded by the coding sequence ATGACCAACGCTCAAATCACCATACGCGAAAAGAAACTCGGCTTGTTGATTCGGGATGCCCGCATGGCGGAACGCCGCAGCATCAAGGAATGTGCCGATGCGATCGGAGTCAAGCCGGGCATATTCCGCGCTTATGAAGAAGGGCGTCGTTCGCCGTCCCTGCCGGAACTGGAAGCGCTTGTTTATTTCCTGAAACTGCCCATTGCCCAATTCTGGGGAAATGAGACCATGTCTGATGCGCCGTCACCGATGGAAGCGAATGACATCACCCGTCTGATCGCTCTGCGTCAGCGTATGATCGGCGCGCTTTTGCGACAGGAACGCACCAACGCGAATATGTCCGTTCGCCACCTTGCCGCAGAAACGGGTATCTCCCAGTCGAAATTGAAATCCTATGAACTGGGCGAACGCCCCATTTCTGTGCCGGAGCTGGAGGGCATTCTTGCTGTCATTGGGACACGCATCGACGTATTCTTCGATCAAAGCGGTCCCGTTGGTCAGTGGATGAATAATCAGCGTGCCATGCAAAAATTTCAGGAACTTTCCGAAGAGATGCAAAATTTTGTATGTCAGCCGGTTAACCGCCCCTATATTGAACTCGCCATGAAGCTCAGCGAAATGTCGAAGGATAAACTTCGCTCGGTTGCGGAAGGTCTCTTGGATATAACGCTTTAA
- a CDS encoding tetratricopeptide repeat protein, giving the protein MTLEPAQLDAQGKQAFQEKRFDEAAEYFRQAAEGYTLERAILLAAEMKNNMSVALLQAGKPRASLDAALGTDETFAGANDIKRQAMAVGNQAAALEELKRYEEALERYERSAELFRQAGEDDLRSMVMKSAAAIKLKTGNITESAFKMMGSLDAKRTPGFFERILKFFMRFIK; this is encoded by the coding sequence ATGACACTCGAACCCGCTCAACTCGACGCCCAAGGCAAACAAGCCTTTCAGGAGAAACGCTTCGACGAAGCCGCCGAGTATTTTCGCCAGGCGGCGGAAGGCTACACTCTGGAGCGTGCCATTTTGCTCGCCGCCGAGATGAAGAATAATATGAGTGTCGCTCTATTGCAGGCGGGCAAACCGCGGGCATCACTCGATGCCGCCCTTGGCACGGATGAGACGTTTGCCGGCGCGAACGACATCAAACGGCAGGCTATGGCAGTGGGGAATCAAGCCGCCGCGCTCGAAGAACTCAAACGCTACGAAGAAGCCCTCGAACGATACGAACGTTCCGCTGAACTTTTCAGGCAGGCGGGGGAAGATGACCTGCGTTCCATGGTTATGAAATCTGCAGCTGCCATCAAGTTGAAGACGGGCAATATCACCGAATCGGCATTCAAGATGATGGGGTCGCTTGACGCCAAAAGGACGCCCGGCTTTTTTGAACGAATTTTGAAATTTTTCATGCGCTTCATCAAATGA
- a CDS encoding GNAT family N-acetyltransferase, whose translation MITTSLHVRRAVAQDHRQIASLVFHEANTHRHLDWRSALEWIGSQNYWVLEENGMVAAALACPEDPPNVAWIRLFAHQPHLSGLEAWSALWERAHTEIESSNPRTQIAAIILKQWFQTMLLSSGFEMKQDIILLQLRGEQYRPPAAPSGFRIRRMEMSDLLVIAQVDLEAFGPFWHNTLDALQRARSQAIHATVAETETGVIGYQISTGNPVGAHLARLGVRPEAQGRGVGTALVRDLVQWLEKRQTVNISVNTQADNTASLALYQKLGFVRTGEYFPVFVYPLESKIEKR comes from the coding sequence ATGATCACTACCAGCCTCCACGTGCGCCGCGCGGTTGCGCAGGATCATCGTCAGATTGCCAGCCTCGTTTTCCATGAGGCAAATACGCATCGTCATCTCGATTGGCGTTCCGCCCTTGAATGGATCGGTTCCCAAAATTATTGGGTGCTCGAAGAGAACGGAATGGTCGCTGCCGCGCTTGCCTGCCCGGAAGACCCGCCGAATGTGGCGTGGATCCGCCTGTTTGCCCATCAGCCGCATCTTTCCGGACTTGAAGCCTGGTCTGCGCTCTGGGAACGGGCACACACTGAGATCGAATCTTCCAACCCGCGTACTCAAATCGCCGCCATTATCCTAAAGCAGTGGTTTCAAACCATGCTGCTTTCCAGCGGATTTGAAATGAAACAGGATATCATTCTCCTGCAATTGCGCGGCGAACAATATCGACCGCCCGCAGCGCCAAGCGGATTCCGTATCCGCCGCATGGAAATGAGCGATCTCCTCGTTATAGCGCAGGTGGACCTTGAAGCGTTCGGTCCGTTCTGGCATAACACACTCGACGCATTACAGCGTGCGCGTTCACAGGCAATCCATGCTACGGTTGCGGAAACGGAAACGGGCGTGATCGGGTATCAGATCAGTACGGGGAATCCGGTTGGGGCGCACCTCGCCAGGCTTGGGGTTCGTCCCGAGGCGCAAGGCAGGGGGGTGGGGACGGCATTGGTCAGGGATCTTGTTCAATGGCTCGAAAAACGTCAGACTGTTAACATTTCCGTCAATACGCAGGCGGATAATACAGCCTCCCTGGCGCTTTATCAAAAACTCGGTTTCGTTCGCACAGGTGAATATTTTCCGGTCTTTGTGTACCCATTGGAATCAAAAATCGAAAAGCGCTGA
- a CDS encoding lysophospholipase, which produces MNLKSPAEGEMKHYETTWKARDGVELFAQSWEPAAILPKAVVCHVHGLGEHSSRYEHVARALTKQGFILFTYDLRGHGRSGGIRGHISSIEDFMQDIDLLFERARLRYPDLPLFLYGHSMGGIQVLYYGLSRRPDVKGVIATSSGLHTALEKQTMKVFAVRMLGSLMPKTSLISGLDPKGVSRDEKVVQAYINDPLVHDLVSFGLGKTMLGVVRWTLEHAGDFPLPLLLLHGKEDVIAFPSSSVEFAAPLKDKCTLVLWDGAYHELHNEPEKEEVFRTMTIWMDARLRE; this is translated from the coding sequence ATGAATTTAAAATCACCGGCGGAGGGTGAAATGAAACATTATGAAACGACTTGGAAGGCGCGCGATGGAGTGGAACTCTTTGCGCAATCATGGGAACCGGCGGCGATCCTTCCCAAAGCGGTTGTCTGTCACGTGCATGGACTTGGGGAACACAGTTCGCGTTATGAGCATGTTGCCAGGGCGCTCACAAAACAAGGATTTATTTTGTTTACCTATGATCTGCGCGGACATGGGCGTTCAGGCGGCATCCGTGGGCATATATCCTCCATCGAGGATTTTATGCAGGATATTGACCTGTTATTTGAGCGGGCGCGTTTGCGCTATCCCGATCTGCCGCTTTTCTTGTATGGGCATAGTATGGGCGGCATTCAAGTTTTGTACTATGGTTTGTCTCGCAGACCGGATGTTAAGGGTGTAATTGCTACAAGTTCAGGCTTGCACACCGCTCTCGAGAAACAGACCATGAAGGTTTTTGCCGTGAGGATGCTTGGTTCGTTGATGCCGAAGACATCCCTTATTAGTGGCTTGGATCCGAAGGGGGTGTCGCGGGATGAAAAGGTGGTGCAGGCTTATATTAATGACCCATTGGTGCATGATCTGGTATCCTTTGGATTGGGGAAGACCATGTTGGGTGTTGTGCGCTGGACCTTGGAACACGCGGGAGATTTCCCCCTGCCGCTGCTTCTGCTGCATGGCAAGGAAGATGTGATTGCATTTCCTTCGAGCAGCGTGGAATTTGCAGCGCCGTTGAAGGATAAATGCACACTTGTCCTTTGGGATGGAGCATATCACGAACTCCACAATGAGCCGGAAAAGGAAGAGGTATTCCGAACCATGACCATCTGGATGGATGCCCGTCTGCGGG